TGCCACATCGCGCGAGCTTATGCCCACTGAGTTCGTAATGGCGAATGGACTTGAGCGCGACACATCCCAGCACAACGCCGGGAATCGCCAGCCATGCCAGCGTGGGGAAAATGAATCCCAGCATACAGAACACACCCAGCCCGGCTGATGTCACAGCCCCCTTGGAGATCGGTGAATAGCAGATCTGTTCAGCGAAAGGCGTCTGATCGCTTCGCGATTGTTGTCTTTGTTCTGGTAAATCCCTTTGATTCATCTTCTTAATCCCCGGAAACAGCAAGGTTACCGCTCCACTCAAACCGCTTTGAGTGAGGACAGAATCAGACAACTCTATCATAGACGATGTGACAACCGGGAATCTATTAAAACATCTCGTATCCGGTCACAAAATAAATCATCGAGTCGACGATCAGAGCCAGGCCGACCAGCGTCAGCAGAATGGGCATCAGAAAATTGCTAGTGCGGACCAGCCACGAATTGATGGTGCGTAAGATTTCCTGACTCTTCTGACCGGAAGTAGTGATCAGCACGGGAACCAGGGCAAACGGCAGTGCATACAGCACGTTGTAAACGGCCAACACAACCAGCGCCGTCATCGGTGTCATGTCGGCCTTGAGCATTTGATCTAATGCCGCAAAATAGGGAAGCGCGAAAGGCATGCCCATGAAACTGACCACCGCCCCCAGACCGATTGCCTTGAGGGGTGTCAACGTGCGGTTTTCTTCAGCCTGTTCTTTACTTTTCGTTTTCCAGGAGAGATAGCCTACCCAGAGCAGAATCACACCGAGCACAAAGCCGATGATGTAATCGATCAGTTGCGGATGCGACAGGTGATCGGAAATCTGCTCGATGCCCACCGCGATCACAATTCCCGCGAGATAATAAGCCAGCGTGTGTCCCAGCAGAACAGCACAACTGTTGATCACGGGACGATCGGTGCCAGCAGCATAGACCAGAAAAGCGAATAAAACCGGGTTGACGACATCCGCAATCAGAATCGGAATCAGGGTCATCCAGAGCTCAAACACAGACTCACTTCCTTTTGAAGTCTAAAACGAATACGTGATCTTCTCTGGGCCAACATCAGGAACTCTTACCACATTCACTGACATCGGGGAGCAACTCAGACAACGTCTGCTGTCATATTTTCATTCAGGACCAGCGCGGTCTCGTTGATAGCTGACTCGATATAATCACGATAAATACATCCCCAGAATGACTTTTCTTCCAGAGTATATAGTTTACCGGTATTTCGTTCCAGTAAAGCTGGAGTATGAAACACACACCAGCGTTTTCGATAGGTATTATTCACATCGGCAATCAATGCTTCCGAAAACGAGTCACCCACATAGATCGGCAGTAACGCGTAGCCACATTGAAAACCGAATGGCAGAATGGTGTTTTTATGCTGCCCGGCAAATTCGCGTAAGGCCGCATAGTCATCCAGAATCGACTGGTAATTTTCAGGCGTCCGCTCGATGATAAACACATATGTCACCAGTTGAGTGGCAATCCAGTTCAAGCGGAACGGCTCCTGATGCAGCACCTGTACTTCCTGATCGGCGTAGTTCCACGAATGCACCTGCCAGCCTTTGTTTCGAAATTTGGTCGTAGTTATGGACACGCTTGTCTGCCTCCTGTGATCAATTTTCCCATCCACTCTGTATAAAGATAACGCAGCTATGGTCAAATTGTTCATATTACTTTCAACTATTATTTATTTTCACTGCATGCGATCATGCATAAATGCAAAAGCCCGCTGGTAGGTATCGTCGATCAGTTTCGGATCGCCGCCCGCTAATCCGTGTTCGGCATTGGGAATCGTGACCAGTTCATGTTCAACGCCCTGCTGCTGGAACTGCTCTGCCATCAACGTCGATTGTTCGTAAGGCACATCGGTGTCTTTCGTGCCATGCACCATCAGTGTGGGAGGATACTCTTTCGTCACATTTTTCAGGGTCATGTAGGGATCAAACTTTTCCGGTTCACTGTGATGGTCCCAGCCAGCCACTTCTTGCGGCCAGATCC
The sequence above is a segment of the Gimesia algae genome. Coding sequences within it:
- a CDS encoding GAP family protein; translation: MFELWMTLIPILIADVVNPVLFAFLVYAAGTDRPVINSCAVLLGHTLAYYLAGIVIAVGIEQISDHLSHPQLIDYIIGFVLGVILLWVGYLSWKTKSKEQAEENRTLTPLKAIGLGAVVSFMGMPFALPYFAALDQMLKADMTPMTALVVLAVYNVLYALPFALVPVLITTSGQKSQEILRTINSWLVRTSNFLMPILLTLVGLALIVDSMIYFVTGYEMF